From Labrus bergylta chromosome 22, fLabBer1.1, whole genome shotgun sequence, one genomic window encodes:
- the LOC136177533 gene encoding uncharacterized protein, with translation VPTTTVALTTTTAAPTTITAVPTTSTIDPKTTAAPTTTAAPTATTTSPTQTTAAPTTTTSAPITSTAAPTTTTAAPTTTATPTTTVAAPTTTTASPTPTIAAPTTTTAFPKTSKAALTTTTAAPTTKTSFPTTTTAAPTTNTATSTPTTTTTAPTPTIAAQTTTTAAQTTTTATPTTTTAAPTPTTAAHTMTAIPTTTAAPISTTAAPTTTSSPTTTPAPQTTTAAPTTTTSAQTTTTALLQQPHLLQQPHRPHKPPQQLQQQQLQLKQQQQQFQPHPQLIQKPQLLQQQQHRYKNNSSSNNNHSYSNNNHGLCNNNGSSSNNNQSSSNNDLNRYKNNSSSNNNHSYSNNNHGLCNNNGSSSNNNQSSSNNDLNRYKNNSSSNNNHSYSNNNHGLCNNNGSSSNNNQSSSNNDLKYSNNNHSCYNNHSCYHNNDSNNSHSCSNNHH, from the exons gttcCAACCACAACAgtagctctaacaacaaccacagctgctcccacaaccatAACAGCTGTTCCAACCACATCCACAATTGatccaaaaaccacagctgctccaacaaccacagcagctccgacagccacaacaacatctccaacacaaaccacagctgctccaacaacaaccacatctgctccaataacatccactgcagctccaacaacgacaacagctgctccaacaaccacagctactcctaCAACCACGgtagcagctccaacaacaacaacagcttctccaacaccaaccatagctgctccaacaaccacaactgcatttccaaaaacaagcaaagctgctttaacaacaaccactgcagcaccaacaacaaaaacttcatttccaacaacaaccacagctgctccaacaacaaacacagctacttcaacaccaacaacaaccacaacagctccaacaccaaccatagctgctcaaacaacaaccacagctgctcaaacaacaaccacagccactccaacaacaaccacagctgctccaacaccaaccactgcagctcatacaat gactgcaattccaacaaccacagccgctccaatctcaaccacagctgctccaacaaccacatcttctccaacaaccacaccagccccacaaaccaccacagcagctccaacaacaacaacttcagctcaaacaacaacaacagct ctgctccaacaaccacatcttctccaacaaccacaccggccccacaaaccaccacagcagctccaacaacaacaactgcagctcaaacaacaacaacagcagttcCAACCACATCCACAATTGatccaaaaaccacagctgctccaacaacaacagca tcgCTACAAAAACAatagcagctccaacaacaaccacagctactccaacaacaaccacggcctCTGCAACAATAAcggcagcagctccaacaacaaccaaagcagctccaacaatgaccTCAA ccgctacAAAAACAatagcagctccaacaacaaccacagctactccaacaacaaccacggcctCTGCAACAATAAcggcagcagctccaacaacaaccaaagcagctccaacaatgaccTCAA ccgctacAAAAACAatagcagctccaacaacaaccacagctactccaacaacaaccacggcctCTGCAACAATAAcggcagcagctccaacaacaaccaaagcagctccaacaatgaccTCAAgtactccaacaacaaccacagctgctataacaaccacagctgctaccACAACAACgacagcaacaacagccacagctgctccaacaaccaccactga